In Bacillus sp. DX3.1, the following proteins share a genomic window:
- the cspD gene encoding cold-shock protein CspD, translating to MQTGKVKWFNGEKGFGFIEVEGGEDVFVHFSAIQGEGFKTLEEGQEVSFEITEGNRGPQAANVTKN from the coding sequence ATGCAAACAGGTAAAGTAAAATGGTTTAACGGTGAAAAAGGTTTCGGTTTTATCGAAGTTGAAGGCGGAGAAGACGTATTCGTTCATTTCTCAGCTATTCAAGGCGAAGGCTTCAAAACTTTAGAAGAAGGTCAAGAAGTTTCTTTCGAAATCACTGAAGGTAACCGCGGACCTCAAGCTGCTAACGTTACTAAAAACTAA